The Paracoccus sp. MC1862 genome includes a window with the following:
- the ispG gene encoding flavodoxin-dependent (E)-4-hydroxy-3-methylbut-2-enyl-diphosphate synthase, translating to MTHNPIRPWRNIQRRPSRRIMVGPVPVGGDAPISVQTMTNTDTTDVRATLAQVIAAADAGADIVRISAPDEASTRALREITRESPVPIVADIHFHYRRAIEAAEAGAACLRINPGNIGDPSRVREVVQAAKDNGCSIRIGVNAGSLERHLLEKYGEPCPDAMVESGLDHIRLLQDNDFHEFKISVKASDVFLSAAAYQALAEATDAPIHLGITEAGGLRGGTVKSAVGMGNLLWAGIGDTIRVSLSADPIEEVKVGYEILKSLGLRTRGVQIISCPSCARQGFDVIRTVETLEQRLEHIKVPMSLSIIGCVVNGPGEALMTDLGFTGGGAGSGMVYMAGRQSHKMSNAQMIDHIVELVERRAEELLRLPQAAE from the coding sequence ATGACGCATAATCCGATCCGCCCGTGGCGCAACATCCAGCGCCGGCCCTCGCGCCGCATCATGGTCGGCCCGGTTCCCGTGGGGGGCGATGCGCCCATCAGCGTCCAGACCATGACGAACACCGACACGACGGACGTGCGGGCCACGCTGGCCCAGGTGATCGCGGCGGCGGATGCCGGGGCGGACATCGTGCGCATCTCGGCCCCGGACGAGGCCTCGACCCGCGCCCTGCGCGAGATCACCCGCGAAAGCCCGGTGCCGATCGTGGCGGACATCCATTTCCATTACCGCCGCGCCATCGAGGCGGCCGAGGCGGGCGCTGCCTGCCTGCGCATCAACCCCGGTAACATCGGCGATCCCTCGCGGGTGCGCGAGGTCGTGCAGGCCGCCAAGGATAACGGCTGTTCCATCCGCATCGGGGTCAACGCGGGTTCTCTGGAACGCCACCTGCTGGAAAAATACGGCGAGCCCTGTCCTGACGCGATGGTGGAATCCGGGCTCGATCACATCAGGCTGTTGCAGGACAACGACTTCCACGAATTCAAGATCAGCGTGAAGGCCTCGGATGTGTTCCTTTCGGCTGCCGCCTATCAGGCGCTGGCCGAGGCGACGGACGCGCCGATCCACCTTGGCATCACCGAGGCTGGGGGCCTGCGCGGCGGCACGGTCAAATCGGCAGTCGGTATGGGCAACCTTCTGTGGGCCGGGATCGGCGACACGATCCGCGTGTCACTGTCGGCCGACCCGATCGAAGAGGTGAAGGTCGGCTACGAGATCCTGAAGTCGCTAGGCCTGCGGACGCGGGGGGTTCAGATCATCTCTTGCCCTTCCTGCGCCCGGCAGGGGTTCGACGTTATCAGAACCGTGGAAACCCTTGAACAGCGGCTGGAACACATCAAGGTGCCGATGAGCCTGTCGATCATCGGCTGCGTGGTGAACGGCCCGGGCGAGGCGCTGATGACCGACCTCGGCTTCACCGGCGGCGGCGCGGGCAGCGGCATGGTCTACATGGCAGGCCGGCAGAGCCACAAGATGTCCAACGCCCAGATGATCGACCACATCGTCGAACTGGTCGAGCGCCGCGCCGAGGAACTCTTGCGGTTGCCGCAAGCTGCGGAATAG
- the hemA gene encoding 5-aminolevulinate synthase yields MNYDAALDQALQRLHDEGRYRTFIDIERRKGHYPQAIWKRPDGGEQEITVWCGNDYLGMGQHPVVLNAMHEALDSTGAGSGGTRNISGTTVYHKRLEAELADLHRQEAALVFSSAYIANDATLSTLRKLFPGLIIYSDELNHASMIEGIKRFDGAKRIFRHNDVTHLRELLAADDPAAPKLIAFESIYSMDGDFGPIAAICDLADEFNALTYLDEVHAVGMYGPRGGGVAERDRLTERIDIFNGTLGKAFGVFGGYIAGTAKMCDAIRSYAPGFIFTTSIPPAVAAGAAASIAHLKSAQGQKLRDTQQLHARILKMRLRGLGLPIDDRGSHIVPVHVGSPVHCKMLSDMLLADFGIYVQPINFPTVPRGTERLRFTPSPVHDPRQIDHLVRAMDALWSRCALNRSHAVA; encoded by the coding sequence ATGAACTACGATGCCGCACTCGATCAGGCTCTGCAGCGTCTGCATGACGAAGGCCGCTATCGCACGTTCATCGACATCGAACGGCGCAAGGGCCATTACCCGCAGGCAATCTGGAAGCGTCCCGATGGGGGCGAGCAGGAAATCACCGTCTGGTGCGGCAACGACTATCTGGGCATGGGCCAGCACCCGGTCGTGCTGAACGCGATGCATGAGGCGCTGGATTCGACCGGCGCGGGTTCGGGCGGGACGCGCAACATCTCGGGCACCACGGTCTATCACAAGCGGCTGGAAGCCGAGCTTGCCGACTTGCATCGGCAGGAAGCGGCGCTGGTCTTTTCCTCGGCTTATATCGCCAACGACGCGACGCTTTCGACCCTGCGCAAGCTGTTCCCCGGCCTGATCATCTATTCGGACGAGCTGAATCACGCGTCCATGATCGAGGGGATCAAGCGCTTCGACGGCGCCAAGCGCATCTTCCGCCACAACGATGTGACCCACCTGCGCGAGCTTCTGGCTGCCGACGACCCGGCCGCGCCCAAGCTGATCGCCTTTGAATCGATCTATTCGATGGACGGCGACTTCGGTCCCATCGCGGCGATCTGCGACCTTGCCGACGAGTTCAACGCGCTCACCTACCTCGACGAGGTTCATGCCGTGGGCATGTATGGCCCGCGCGGCGGCGGCGTGGCGGAACGCGACAGGTTGACAGAGCGCATCGACATCTTCAACGGGACGCTGGGCAAGGCCTTCGGCGTCTTCGGCGGCTATATCGCGGGTACGGCCAAGATGTGCGACGCCATCCGGTCATATGCGCCCGGCTTCATCTTCACCACCTCGATCCCGCCGGCGGTCGCGGCGGGGGCCGCGGCCTCGATCGCCCATCTCAAGAGCGCGCAGGGGCAGAAGCTGCGCGACACCCAGCAGTTGCACGCCCGCATCCTGAAGATGCGGTTGCGCGGGCTGGGCCTGCCCATCGACGACCGCGGCAGCCATATCGTGCCGGTTCATGTCGGCAGCCCGGTCCATTGCAAGATGCTGTCGGACATGCTGCTGGCGGATTTCGGCATCTACGTCCAGCCGATCAACTTCCCGACCGTGCCGCGCGGGACCGAGCGGCTGCGCTTCACGCCCTCGCCGGTCCATGACCCCAGGCAGATCGACCATTTGGTGCGGGCAATGGATGCACTGTGGTCACGCTGCGCGCTCAATCGCTCGCATGCGGTCGCCTGA
- a CDS encoding N-acetylmuramoyl-L-alanine amidase, with the protein MRLARLIAVAALLALAAPVAAETLAAVDLSRTVLGMEGRDRGRPRPIMLTIGLDRAVPHRIALVDTPPRLVIDLQGAAPPEGQPSADPLALRWGPAPQGGARAILTLPGPMKLDSAQMRAVPAPSLALRLLPVAPDAFQPRPDALTVLRGLPQPADTGADRNALTDERLRVVLDPGHGGIDPGAQVGAISEAAVMLGFAQEFAATLRGRGIEVVLTREDDRFIPLERRTTVARAKGADLFISLHADALPAGEAAGASIYAWDGQSNDRAARQLALMHDRSDILAGLDLSDTDEDVSRALMDLARLDTQPRSVDAARHLVAKMNEAGMVMHRVPIRGAAFSVLKSPDIPSLLVELGFLTHPQDRANLFDPAWRQRVAEAMTDGILAWDADQDGQGPAAAASP; encoded by the coding sequence ATGCGCCTTGCGCGGCTGATCGCCGTGGCGGCGCTGCTGGCGCTTGCGGCGCCGGTCGCAGCCGAAACCCTGGCGGCGGTCGATCTGTCCCGCACGGTGCTGGGGATGGAGGGGCGCGACCGGGGCAGGCCCAGGCCCATCATGCTGACCATCGGGCTTGATCGCGCCGTGCCGCACCGCATCGCGCTTGTCGACACCCCGCCCCGGCTGGTCATCGACCTGCAAGGCGCCGCCCCGCCCGAGGGGCAGCCTTCCGCCGACCCGCTGGCCTTGCGCTGGGGTCCTGCGCCGCAGGGGGGGGCGCGGGCGATCCTGACTCTGCCGGGGCCGATGAAGCTCGACTCGGCGCAGATGCGGGCCGTGCCCGCCCCGAGCCTTGCCCTGCGGCTTCTTCCCGTCGCGCCCGACGCCTTCCAGCCCCGCCCCGATGCGCTGACCGTGCTGCGGGGATTGCCGCAGCCTGCGGACACGGGCGCGGACCGGAACGCGCTGACGGACGAGCGGCTGCGGGTGGTGCTGGACCCGGGCCATGGCGGCATCGACCCCGGCGCGCAGGTGGGGGCGATTTCCGAAGCGGCGGTCATGCTGGGCTTCGCGCAGGAATTCGCCGCCACCCTGCGCGGTCGCGGCATCGAGGTCGTGCTGACGCGCGAGGACGACCGATTCATCCCGCTGGAACGCCGCACCACGGTCGCGCGGGCCAAGGGGGCGGATCTGTTCATCTCGCTGCATGCCGACGCCCTGCCGGCGGGCGAAGCGGCGGGCGCCAGCATCTACGCCTGGGACGGGCAGTCGAACGACCGCGCCGCGCGCCAGCTTGCGCTGATGCACGACCGCAGCGACATTCTCGCCGGGCTGGACCTGTCGGACACCGACGAGGACGTGAGCCGGGCGCTGATGGATCTCGCCCGGCTCGACACCCAGCCGCGCAGCGTGGACGCGGCGCGTCACCTCGTGGCGAAGATGAACGAGGCCGGGATGGTCATGCACCGCGTCCCCATCCGGGGCGCAGCCTTTTCGGTGCTGAAATCGCCCGACATCCCATCCCTGCTGGTCGAACTAGGCTTCCTGACCCATCCGCAAGACCGCGCCAACCTGTTCGACCCGGCCTGGCGGCAGCGGGTGGCCGAGGCAATGACCGACGGCATCCTTGCCTGGGATGCCGATCAGGACGGGCAGGGACCTGCCGCGGCGGCGTCGCCCTGA
- a CDS encoding helix-turn-helix domain-containing protein produces MRLGDMMRGERATIGKSLLDVQRELRIRASYIAAIENCDISAFDAPSFVPGHVRSYARYLGMDQDWVLRRFAEESGFQLANGAGSAPVAAQPGRRPADLAESLANPRALYLPQPESFWSSVEPRAIGSVLVMALVALGLGYGGWSVLQEVQKVNLTPSDQAPTVIATLDPAQDAGPADEVDLAAVDLPQPEALDRIYRPRALEVPELTPRDTPIAAIDPGLSENAAAPQAHAVAGTGAQPAPAQVAVAQPAETQAVRTLGPEAARVEILATRPAWVRVSAADGSVILEKTLDAGERFTLPPTEQPPVLRTGNSGAVYFAVNGDTYGPAAPGAKVVKDVELSPTALTGAFALADPAADPELASMFSVASAAPLQSEGVAATP; encoded by the coding sequence ATGCGGCTCGGTGACATGATGCGCGGCGAGCGGGCCACCATCGGCAAGTCGCTGCTGGATGTGCAGCGCGAGTTGCGGATCCGTGCTTCCTATATCGCCGCGATCGAGAACTGCGACATCTCGGCCTTTGACGCGCCGAGCTTTGTTCCCGGCCATGTCCGCTCTTACGCCCGCTACCTGGGGATGGACCAGGACTGGGTGCTGCGTCGTTTTGCCGAGGAATCGGGCTTCCAGCTTGCCAATGGCGCGGGTTCGGCGCCCGTCGCGGCCCAGCCCGGCCGCCGCCCGGCCGATCTGGCCGAGTCGCTGGCCAATCCCCGCGCCTTGTATCTGCCGCAGCCCGAAAGCTTCTGGTCCTCGGTCGAGCCGCGGGCCATCGGCTCAGTGCTGGTGATGGCGCTGGTGGCCTTGGGCCTCGGCTATGGCGGCTGGTCCGTCCTGCAGGAAGTGCAGAAGGTCAACCTGACGCCCTCGGACCAGGCGCCGACTGTCATCGCGACGCTGGACCCGGCGCAGGACGCAGGTCCGGCGGACGAGGTGGACCTTGCCGCGGTTGACCTGCCGCAGCCCGAGGCGCTGGATCGCATCTATCGCCCCCGGGCGCTGGAGGTGCCGGAACTGACGCCGCGTGACACCCCCATCGCCGCCATTGACCCCGGCTTGTCCGAGAACGCCGCCGCGCCGCAGGCCCATGCCGTCGCGGGGACCGGGGCGCAGCCCGCCCCCGCCCAGGTTGCCGTGGCGCAACCGGCCGAAACGCAGGCGGTCCGCACGCTGGGACCGGAAGCGGCACGGGTCGAGATCCTGGCAACCCGCCCCGCCTGGGTCCGGGTCAGCGCCGCCGATGGCTCGGTGATCCTGGAAAAAACGCTGGACGCGGGCGAGCGCTTCACGCTGCCGCCGACCGAACAGCCACCGGTGCTGCGGACGGGAAATTCGGGCGCGGTCTATTTCGCGGTGAACGGCGACACCTATGGTCCCGCCGCGCCGGGCGCCAAGGTCGTCAAGGATGTCGAGCTGTCGCCGACCGCGCTGACCGGGGCCTTCGCGCTGGCCGATCCGGCAGCGGACCCCGAGCTTGCCAGCATGTTCTCGGTCGCCTCTGCCGCGCCGCTGCAAAGCGAGGGGGTTGCTGCCACGCCTTGA
- a CDS encoding pyridoxal phosphate-dependent aminotransferase — MRQSRRGQVDPFIVMDVMEAARRAEAVGRHIIHMEVGQPSTPAPGPALKALGRELAEPLGYTVALGLPALREGIAGLYQRWYGVDLDPARVVVTPGSSGAFLLAFAALFDAGDRVAVGEPGYPSYRQILRAMSVEPVGMQTRFENRYQPVPEDIPKGVQGVMIASPGNPSGTMLDRQALAALVERTHGIGAALISDEIYHGLDYGQRAVSALELTDEVVVINSFSKYFSMTGWRVGWLVVPPDMVRTMDRLAANMFICAPHASQVAALAALSPDAEAEAQANLAVYAENRRMMLDRLPAIGFNKIAPPDGAFYVYADVSALTHDSAALAADILDKAGVAVTPGIDFDPVRGAKTLRFSYARSTADIAEGLDRLARYMAGR; from the coding sequence ATGCGGCAGTCGCGGCGGGGTCAGGTCGATCCCTTCATCGTCATGGATGTCATGGAAGCGGCCCGCCGCGCCGAAGCCGTGGGGCGCCACATCATCCACATGGAGGTCGGCCAGCCCTCGACACCTGCACCCGGCCCTGCACTGAAGGCGCTGGGACGGGAACTGGCGGAACCGCTGGGCTATACCGTCGCGCTGGGCCTGCCCGCGCTGCGGGAAGGGATCGCCGGGCTTTACCAGCGCTGGTATGGCGTCGATCTGGACCCGGCCCGCGTGGTGGTGACGCCGGGTTCATCGGGGGCCTTCCTTCTGGCTTTCGCAGCGCTGTTCGACGCGGGCGATCGGGTAGCGGTGGGGGAACCCGGCTATCCCAGCTATCGCCAGATCCTGCGCGCCATGTCGGTGGAACCCGTGGGGATGCAGACCCGCTTCGAGAACCGCTACCAGCCCGTGCCCGAGGACATCCCCAAAGGCGTGCAGGGCGTGATGATCGCCTCGCCCGGCAACCCCTCGGGCACCATGCTGGACCGGCAGGCGCTGGCGGCGCTGGTCGAGCGCACCCACGGGATCGGGGCCGCGCTGATCTCGGACGAGATCTACCACGGCCTCGACTACGGCCAGCGGGCGGTCAGCGCGCTGGAACTGACGGATGAGGTCGTCGTCATCAACAGCTTCTCGAAGTATTTCAGCATGACCGGCTGGCGCGTGGGCTGGCTGGTGGTGCCGCCCGACATGGTCCGCACGATGGACCGGCTGGCCGCCAACATGTTCATCTGCGCCCCCCACGCCAGCCAGGTGGCGGCGCTGGCCGCCCTGAGCCCGGACGCCGAGGCCGAGGCGCAGGCGAACCTTGCCGTCTATGCCGAGAACCGGCGGATGATGCTGGACCGCTTGCCTGCCATTGGCTTCAACAAGATCGCTCCGCCGGACGGGGCCTTCTACGTCTATGCCGATGTCTCGGCCCTGACCCATGACAGCGCGGCGCTGGCGGCGGACATTCTGGACAAGGCCGGCGTGGCGGTAACGCCCGGCATCGACTTCGACCCGGTGCGCGGGGCGAAAACGCTGCGCTTTTCCTATGCGCGGTCCACCGCGGACATCGCCGAGGGGCTGGACCGGCTGGCCCGCTACATGGCCGGGCGCTAA
- a CDS encoding DsbA family protein has protein sequence MKTLMTAALMTAALAAPAAAFDPAAMSDSERAAFGEAVRDYIMQNPTVLVEALNAMEARRLADEAESDKLLVQTYSAEIFEDGHSWIGGNPAGDLTIVEFIDYRCGYCRRVAPEVDEVVAKDGNIRLILKEFPILGEESDLASRYAIAVKQLEGGEAYKAVHDRLYTMRGAVTAESLTEISEDLGFDAQAVAARMSSEEVTAEIASNRQLAEKMQIMGTPTFVIGPELLRGIPSTGLAAAVEQVRAAEG, from the coding sequence ATGAAAACCCTGATGACTGCCGCGCTGATGACAGCGGCCCTTGCCGCCCCCGCCGCCGCCTTCGACCCCGCCGCCATGTCCGATTCCGAGCGCGCGGCCTTTGGCGAGGCGGTGCGCGACTACATCATGCAGAACCCCACCGTTCTGGTCGAGGCCCTGAACGCGATGGAGGCGCGGCGACTGGCCGATGAGGCCGAGAGCGACAAGCTGCTGGTCCAGACCTACAGCGCCGAGATCTTCGAGGACGGGCATTCCTGGATCGGCGGCAACCCCGCGGGCGACCTGACCATCGTCGAGTTCATCGACTACCGCTGCGGCTATTGCCGCCGCGTCGCCCCCGAGGTGGACGAGGTCGTGGCCAAGGACGGCAACATCAGGCTGATCCTCAAGGAATTCCCGATCCTCGGCGAAGAAAGCGACCTCGCCTCGCGCTACGCGATCGCGGTCAAGCAGCTGGAAGGCGGGGAGGCCTACAAGGCCGTCCACGACAGGCTTTACACGATGCGGGGGGCGGTGACGGCCGAGTCGCTCACAGAGATCTCGGAGGATCTCGGCTTCGACGCGCAGGCGGTGGCTGCGCGGATGAGCAGCGAGGAGGTCACGGCCGAGATCGCCAGCAACCGCCAGCTTGCCGAGAAGATGCAGATCATGGGCACGCCCACCTTCGTGATCGGGCCGGAGTTGTTGCGCGGCATCCCTTCGACCGGGCTGGCGGCGGCAGTCGAGCAGGTCCGGGCGGCGGAGGGTTAG